The Hevea brasiliensis isolate MT/VB/25A 57/8 unplaced genomic scaffold, ASM3005281v1 Scaf128, whole genome shotgun sequence genome has a segment encoding these proteins:
- the LOC110664544 gene encoding NAD(P)H dehydrogenase (quinone) FQR1 produces MATKVYVVYYSMYGHVAKLAEEIKQGAASVEGVEVKLWQVPETLSEEVLGKMGAPPKSDVPIITPSELAEADGVLFGFPTRFGMMAAQFKAFMDATGGLWRTQALAGKPAGIFYSTGSQGGGQETTPLTAITQLVHHGMIFVPIGYTFGAGMFEMEKVKGGSPYGSGTYAGDGSRQPSELELEQAFHHGKYFAGIAKKFKATA; encoded by the exons ATGGCTACAAAAGTCTATGTTGT TTACTATTCTATGTATGGACATGTTGCAAAACTAGCTGAAGAGATAAAGCAAGGCGCTGCTTCGGTGGAAGGAGTGGAAGTCAAGCTGTGGCAG GTACCAGAAACACTATCAGAAGAGGTTCTTGGGAAAATGGGTGCACCACCAAAGAGTGATGTGCCTATCATTACTCCCAGTGAGCTAGCTGAGGCAGATGGGGTTCTTTTTGGCTTCCCTACTAGATTTGGAATGATGGCTGCACAGTTCAAGGCATTTATGGATGCAACAGGAGGCTTATGGAGAACACAAGCACTTGCAGGCAAGCCTGCAGGAATTTTCTACAGCACTGGCTCTCAGGGAGGTGGACAGGAGACCACTCC GTTGACTGCCATCACGCAGCTTGTTCACCATGGAATGATCTTTGTGCCCATAGGATATACATTTGGAGCCGGCATGTTTGAGATGGAGAAGGTGAAGGGTGGCAGCCCTTATGGTTCAGGAACCTACGCTGGGGATGGTTCCAGACAGCCTTCTGAGCTAGAGCTTGAGCAAGCTTTCCACCATGGAAAATACTTTGCTGGCATTGCAAAGAAATTCAAGGCAACTGCTTGA